TAGGTGTTAGGACTAATAATTAGGGTTTACTGTGAGCCATGAGTGAGCTGATATGTTTcttataagaaaagaaacaaaaagcagagATCACAGGAAAACAAGTTTGCCACCAAAATTACATCCACCACCCTCGCCTGCAAATCTTCAACAAATTTTTAGACCTTGGAGAGAATAAGGAACAGAGACTAAACTTCTTTGCTTGGAGAAATAAAAGTTGAAGGACACTTTAGGGAGAAGCTATTATAAGTGACATGAAGGCAGATCAAGGTACATGATCAAGGGTGAGTAATTTTTGCATTTCTGTTATGTGAACTCTGTTTCTCATCCTGAGCCTTTAATAAAACCTGCTTTGGTTGAGTTAAGTTTTGTCTGGAGATTATATTTCCCATTAGAAGAGTGTTGCTTATGCATATTTCAGTGAAATATCAATAGTCAAGATGCTATCAACTCACCTCTGAGTTGTCTATTTACAAAACAAACTAAATAAATCAAGATCACTCACTGGATAATTGATTTCCTCTATTTATCTTCTTAAGTATATTTGATGAACAAGTCTTACACATAtagtgggagaaaataaaaagggaaaaacatttATTATAAGTATGAACACCAGCTACAAAAACAAGCCCGTCACTAACATGACAACTCCATGGAACCAAATCTTGCTTTCTGACATTCAAGCCAAGTCACTGCTTGCTTAGCAGTCCTCCTGCTCTCCTGCAGAGGGGACTTGCTTGGCAGTGGCCCTTGATTAATTGTTTGAGTTTGAGAGATAGTTTACAATGTAACTGCTGACTTCACAAGCTGTATGTTGTCTCTGTGAAACCTGAGAGCATTTAGGAACACACATTCCACTCAGATGCCTGGATGGTGACAGATTGCCTGTACCAAATGTCCAAGAACCAACAAACAGATGTGTTTTGATCTGAGAATAATATACAACAATGGGCCCTGAGAGCACAGTAACATCAGCAGAGTTAGAAAACATGCCCAGTTGATCGTGGAGTATTGAACAGACTCCTGATGAGGAAATGCCCTTGCTAAGGACTCTATGTTCCTGCTTCCAATTATTATTCCCTAAATCTATGTGTGGGTGAGGAGTATTTCTCATCCTATAGAATCATTACTGCACCAGAAAGCAGTCTTGTCCAAGGGGAGCTGATCAGGTCTGGAGATCACCTCACTGAGTAAGGCTGGGCTCTTCGAGGTATTCAGAAGGTGAGGCTGACATTGTTCCCTTGTGCCGAGTTCTCATTTTGAAGGTTTTCCCACTGCCTTGTTTCATGCAGAAATACATTCCACAAAATCCATGcaataggattaaaaaaaaatcttatattctAGTTATATactcttctatgagttttatctGTGAGGTACAGAGATCAATAATTCATATGCTACCCTAATTCATCTTCCTAATTTCTTCACTGTCTCTCCTTACCAACCACCCAGCATTGGCTGTAGAGAATGATATACACACTCATGACAAGACAAGACAAGACAAAAACACGACCTTTATTACTCAGGTTTTTAACATAAATCTCAAAATAGTCCCCTACAACCTTTGTTGAGCCATGTTCAGTATTTCACTTTCCCAGGATGGAGGGAGAATTAAGGGGCCTAAAACAGAAAAAGTACAAAAGTTTCTTCTCACCTTTTGCTAGGTCAAATTCCAGATATTTTACCATTACCATAGGGAAAGATAGTGAATTCAAAGAAaagtatataatataaaaagaGGCAAAAGAGTATTTCCACTGAAGCTCAAAAAAAACAcccaacaaaaaaaacaaaacaaaaacggtTTAGCTGAGTCCTTTTCAGGATAGTTGCTGTAAGAATGTATCTAAGCTTTTCTGAGGGCACTTGCCTCATGAGAGGAGAAGAAACCTAAAAATGCCTTTTCCCTCAGCCAGTGCAAACCAGCCTCTCTTTTAATTAATGATGGGGAAAGCAAGAGGAGAGGAGCATAGGCGTAAATTCCTCTGCTCCCAGTTCTTTCTCCTGTTTTGCCACTTGGCTTTAAACTCAGGCCTGTGCTCAGAAGGatgtttctctctttccctgGGGTGAGAATCAGTGAAGGGTTTTCCTCACATTCATTTAGCAGCTTCCCTAAGCACTGCCTTTGCATCTATGTTATGTGTTGAAATTAAGGGCTCAAGGCATTATGAATTATTATCACAATAATTGAAATCACTTTTGATATTGCAATAAAGAGCTTCTTATATGAATCAGGAAATTCATTTCAGAAATGACTAAAGGCCATATTTTATTCTAGACCACTAagcactctatttttcatttgaagtCATGTTGAATTATGATATTGATCCAAACCCCTAAAGTAATTTACTTAGGGGAAAAGTAGAACATACATTGtgattcttttattgtacttttgaacatttttggaaacctgGATCTCAGATACTTAAATTACCTCCAGTCAGAAATAGCTTcctttctctggcctctgtttcaATAGAGCTATATACAGGTAAGAGAGAAAATCTCCAGATCAGTGTGTGCTCTGTTGCTCTGAGATCTCAGGCCCAGTTTCATTGGTGACCTACCTCAGATTTCATAGGACATCTTCTTTATTTTAGTCTAGAAGTAAGCTTAAATTTAGACTAAAAGCATGAAAATTAAGCGAAAGAGTTGCATGTTGCATCCTACCTGATGTTATGGAAAAAACATGCAAGGAAAATCAGTCTAAGGCAAGGtttgaaagaattattttttctaagaTCTAAATCATAAATACTCGTATCTGCCTATCCTAGGCCTTTCTGGAGCTGGAAAACATACAAGGACATAATTTCTGATGTGATTTTGCTTGTCATTTtgggaaagaaagttaaaaactcaagaggagaaagaaaactcATGCCCTTAGCTCAATggccaaacaaaaaaaaaagaaaaaaaaaggaaaaagaaaaagaatccatGGCTTAGATAATTAACGTTGCTTTCTTTTTGGGGAGGATATGTGGTAGACAGAGGGGAAAGAGGAATCTGGAATTTATTCTATATGTCAAGTTCTACCAATTTTTCTGGGTCACATTTTTTCATAGGTTTTATGATGAACTTGTAGAAGGCATCAAATTTCACTTTGTGAAGTTAAAAGGAGTCATGATTGTTTGAGGatgacaaaggtggtgaaagaaAGGATAACAAAGACAATGTCAATATGATGTCAATTAGGCAGAGATCAAATCCCATCTGGACCACATATCATCTTTTTGACCCTGGACACCTTACTTAATTCTCTGTGCCTCATAgtgttgttatgaagattaaatgaattaacacatATAAATGATTTAGAATAGAACATGACACATTTAGGCATTCAAtgcattaattattaattaattggTGATATTCAGTATTGCAGAAAATGATTCCCAGCTCAGATCAAACTTTCTCGGTAAATCCTTGTCTAATCACTCAATTGCCTCCAAAATTTATACCACTATGAATGCCATTTGTGTTTACAGAACATACCACTCATTTTGACTCcttttcccttaaaagttttGTAGGTCCATTTCCTGcccttttactttttgtcctgTACACATAAGTCCATCTTATACTTGATgaccatgatgatgatgattataatGATTCAAAGCCAAATGTGAAAGTCACATCTTGATGCGGTGAAACATACGGACAATGGCACGGCGGATCTCCTTTGTCTTGGCACTATAAATGATAGGGTTGAGAACAGGAGGCACGAAGAGGTAAATATTGGACATGAGGACATGTATATAGCGTGGGGCATGCTTACCAAAGTGGTGCACTGTGGAGACCCCAATCATTGGCACATAGAATGCAAGAACACCTAGGATGTGTGACACACATGTGTTGAGAGTTTTGAGACGTTCTTTACGGGAAGCAATGGCCATGACAGAGTGCAGAATAAGCACATAGGAGAGGAAGATAAAAAACAGGTCAATGCCATAGGTAGATACAAGAACGAAGAACCCATAGATGCTGTTGATGGTGATGTTGGCACAGGCCAGTTTCATCATGTCTGGGTGCAGGCAATAGGAGTGGGAAAGAACATTGGATCTGCAAATAGGCAACCTCTTGAAAaggcagggaagagggaagagggtAATAAAGCTCTGGGTGGCCACAGCTAAGCCCATCCCCGCAATGACTCTATTGGTGAGCATGGTAGCATAGTGCAAGGGGTTAcaaatggccacatagcggtcaaaGCTCATGGCCAGCAGAATACCTGACTCCATCATGGAAAAGGAGTGGATGAGAAACATCTGGATTAGGCAGACATCAAAAGCAATGTGGTGGGCATTGAGACAGAATGTTCTGAGGGCAGTGGGCAGTGTGGTCATGGACATGGCCACGTCACTTAAGGACAGCATGGATAGGAAGTAGTACATGGGCTCATGGAGGCTGGGCTCCAGTCGCACAGCCTGCAGGATCACTGTGTTGCCTGTAAGTGCCACAGCATACATCACACAGAGGGGCCCTGCCAGCCAGGAGTGAGAGTTTTCCAGGCCAGGGACACCAGTCAGGAGGAAGGAAGCAGGGTGAGTGACATTGATGAACCCCATGGCAGGAGGAAGCCAAGGCATTTTTCAGACTTCTGAGAGTTGCACTTGCTGGAGGACAGAAACCAGGGAATAAGCTACACAGCAGATGATGTCTGCAAAGTTGGAAATGGATGCATTCATGAACTCACTGATTTTGGAAAAATGCAGGCAATCTTCTTCACATTTTTCTGATCATCAGGTCACAGGCTGGCCTTATATTTCCTTCTGATTtatggaagaaggaaaatatttccaaatcattaaaaatgacaattaaaattaCCAGTAGATGTTTAAATTTCGTTATCTACAATTTTCATGCATTTTAGATGTATATTCAATAGAGCTATGCTGAACTACAATTCATAGTTAGTTATCACAGAAGGACACCAGGAATTTGAGTTATCAATAGCTCTTAgaagtatttaaatatttccttcaaaatgTTGTTGAATTCAGATGTGTTATCAATTAATGCAACAATTCCCCAGAGCTAGTTTGAATTAGGCATGTGTATGCTTAGGGAAGGGAAAGGATTGTGGGAGTGGGATGAGGACGTAATCTACTGCCTCTGGACATCAACATTTCATTGGCAGAGTTGTTGCAAAACAGGAGCAAAAAATCATATGGTTGTACAAAGGCAcaaaactgtttctgtttttggaAAAATTGCTAATTCTTTACCAAATATTCTATATGCATGCTAACATTCAGTTGGCAGAGGGCATTGCTCTAAATACAAACTTTCACATCTTCACTTAATCATATATACTCTCAAAATACTCATTATCTGCATAGACACATTCAAGCACTTTCAGCACAGCCTTATACTGGATCCCTTCATGCACATAAAATACTTGCccgctttctctttctcttttacaaTCTTACCTTCATATGCAAATACATCCACATATTCCCTTGTGAACTTACGCTCTTTACCATGCACATGTCCTGCCATGCTCATATTCTCAGTCCACATTGACGTATCTACAGCATTTATATATGCTTACCCATTCATTTGTACACATGGATTTGTCAAGTCACACAGCACTCCTGCTCGCCTGCTCATAGAATTCTGCATGTCCACTGACATTAACCCACTCACCCACCTTGGCCCTCATGCACTGCATTTGCTCACAGCCTTTCTCATGATGGCAATCGCACGTTACTTACTCAATTCCTAGAAGCTAACCCACAGCCAGTTCTCTGTGAGAATATAGTAACAGACAAGAAATGTTTAGCTACTCATGGTTCATCTAAAGATCACAGTTAGTTCCCCTCCCTCTACTCTTTTAATATCCTTGTACATATTTTGCTATCTCAGAGTTTATAAGATAAGAGCAAAGTTAGAGCATGTGTGTCTCAGCTGTGGAATAGGTTGTAACCACTCTGCTCCTGGATTTCTGAACCTTTCCTTTGTCCTGAGCTCTATTTCACTTCCTGAATTTGTAGCAATGGTAATGAATTATAGAAACATTCATCTTGCGAGCTTGATATCCAGTGAGATAGGCTTTGACAAGGGAGCAATTTAGAAGTAAAATGAATCACCCAGGGTTAAACCATCAGCTAGTGACAGCGTCAGAACAAAAGCCTGCTCTGCTCACCTACTAAGATGCTGCTAAAGATACCTGTCCCCCTACAGccctgcaacacacacacacacatacacacacacacacacacactcatactcaGTCTCTCAGTCTCTCCACTTTACCTCATCCCACCCCTCCCTCAACTTAACGTTTTCTTGGAGCAGGCTGCAGGAGAGGCAGCTTGTCCACCTCTGTGGGATTTCAGAACTCACCAGAACACAGACAACCACCAACAGAACAACCTGTCCTTCTCTCTATCTGCTAAAGTGAATTCATGCTTGGGTGCTTTTATATCTCACTCTAAGCCCTAGGGAAAAGAGGGGTGGTACTGAATTTGTGTCTGAAAATTCTTCTGGGTGGTTTTAGTCTTTTGAAGTCATTAATGAGAACTGAtaataaagctgaaaaagatctcAGCAATCTGCTGGACCAGTTCTCTATCCAATATAAGTCATCAACTGATGATGGATGATCAGGTACTGTAAGAGAGGAGATCATTACCCTTTGAGAAATCCCAGATCTATGAAATCTGTTGACCAAGCCcaatacataaagaaaacaattttattttgacTCTTCTCATCCCTTTCAATATACTGAGTGAAGCTAGTTCCTTCTTTATCCCTGAGTGAAAACTCAGTTGTCTGTTTTCTGGTTGTGTCCAGATAACAAAGCATCTTCTGTTGAGTAAATAGGATGCCAGCCTCATGTTATAGTCAGACCTTTTGGCATTCAGAGTTACAGACCttcctcctctccatccctcaTGACTTGCTAAGCTTGGTTTCTGGCTCTTCAATTAGGGAGGAGAGAGATGCAGAAAAAAGAAGGTTCATAATTCACTGGTGCTGCAGTCAGCTGCCGTGGTGTTTTCTGGGTCTGTTATATGTTTAAAGCTGACCCTTTCATTGTTTGTTTCCATGGATTATTCATAGAACCCTATTTCCATCTCTCACCTGTTCTCCCCTTAATTTAAACTAATTGTCTCCTTAGTCTGTATGATCCATGCACAGCCCAGGTTCCCCTGTACAACCACATACTCTTTCAGACTGGATCTAAGACAACCCTATGCAACTGTCTCCAGCATATAGCTCATCTAGGAAATGATCAGCATCCTCTATCCTCACAAATTGTCTACTCGAATGCAGTAATAGTTTTTCGTTCCAGCCAGCTAACAGAACAGAAAGGTCACTTTTCTCCCTTCATTTAGATTTCTATGCATGAGTAAGGAACCAGCACAGTTTCACATTCTCTCCCACAAATTTTAGGGGACATGCATGCTTTCTGAGTGGAATTCTTGACAAGATAATTTGAAATGTATctccccatttctctcttttagtGGGTCACTGGGTACCTTAGATCTTTCCAATAGATCTCTTCAAAACACTCTTTAAAATCTTCAAATTCCTCACTCATTTATGCTTTCAGTtaggacagattttttttttttaatttcagcactattaatattttggattaaataattctttgttgcGAGGGGATGTCCTGTGCACTGCAGGATGTTTGGCAGCACCCTGGTCTCTACCCAACAGATGCCAGTGCACCCTCCCCCACCCAgtggtgacaaccaaaaatgtgtccagacattgtcaaatgtcccctgcGGAACAGAACTTACCCCTGGTTGAGAAGTACTGAATTTGGAGAAGGCATTTAAAATTCAACTTTGTGGTTCTCTGAAACTTAATTCGATATTTCCCAGTGGTGGTCCATTAAGAAAAGAGATTTGATTGTCTTCATGTCTTAGCTAAACTTCGACAGGAAGAatccattttaaaattctcttccaCATACAAGAGCATCTCATACTCCTAGCAGACTAGAATTTCTTTTCACTACAGGCCATTTTCTGAGCTACCATTATGCAATTTTGGGATTTGCCTATTTGCCATTCAATTGCTCCATGGTAAACTCTGTAGCTGTTGCATTTTACAAGGCCCCTCATGGCTCCTCATTCTAATGTCCTCCCTTCACTCCCAGGCTCACAGCATTCATTCCCATCTTATGAAACCTCTTGCAGATTTTCAAATGAATACCCTATTTCATGACTCTGTGCTTTTGTGGTTTTGCACACATTATTTCCTCTGCAGGGAATTTGCCTACCCAAAACTTGCCTAGTGAATCCGACAGCTGTAAGTTCCATTATCAGTTTCACTTACCATGTGATTCTCTTAATCTCCTGAGCTTCTCTGTGACCCCATGGGATCTTAACATTTCTGCATTACAGAGCTTAGCAAAGATGACTGAAATGTTCTATAGGCTTCATTAAATTATGAGCTCTGTGTCTTATTCCTTATGTTATCCTCAGTGCCTCGCTCAGTGCCTGGGATTTGTTGACCCttagaatgaatgagtgaataaaataCATACTTCTGTGCTCCATTATCACAGAAAGCATGTCTTATGCCCAGACTAGCAGAGCTTGGTGTGATGTAGGTATTTACATGGCTTTTGGAATGGAACAAGCCCATGCAAGTGCACATTTTCAGGAAATATCTAAAGCTGTT
This genomic stretch from Choloepus didactylus isolate mChoDid1 chromosome 6, mChoDid1.pri, whole genome shotgun sequence harbors:
- the LOC119536279 gene encoding olfactory receptor 51I2-like → MGFINVTHPASFLLTGVPGLENSHSWLAGPLCVMYAVALTGNTVILQAVRLEPSLHEPMYYFLSMLSLSDVAMSMTTLPTALRTFCLNAHHIAFDVCLIQMFLIHSFSMMESGILLAMSFDRYVAICNPLHYATMLTNRVIAGMGLAVATQSFITLFPLPCLFKRLPICRSNVLSHSYCLHPDMMKLACANITINSIYGFFVLVSTYGIDLFFIFLSYVLILHSVMAIASRKERLKTLNTCVSHILGVLAFYVPMIGVSTVHHFGKHAPRYIHVLMSNIYLFVPPVLNPIIYSAKTKEIRRAIVRMFHRIKM